DNA from Musa acuminata AAA Group cultivar baxijiao chromosome BXJ1-5, Cavendish_Baxijiao_AAA, whole genome shotgun sequence:
TTTCATCTCCAACTTAAAAGATCACCTCTGCTTGGGTCTAAGAACTGCATCCTCCCTGGTTCTTAAAGAGGATTCTTCTGGTCATGCATCAAAACCATTCAAGTCACTCAGCAACACAATAAATAGATACGACAAAAACAGAACTAGATCCTTGTTCTGGATATGAGTTTGTGAGTATTATTAAGCTCCAACCACCACTTCGTTTAGGAATACGGTGGCGATGGGGTTATGAAATCAAGGATGTGTGAATGCATTCCAGTGGAGAGCCTAacaattcattcattcattcattcattcattccatCCGTGTAACGAAACACGAAACGTAACATTCATCGATGTGGTTTGCAAAATTTAGCGTCATCCATAAAAAGCTAATTCTTGGGATTTGGGTTTGGGTTTGGGTTTGGGGTCCAGAGTGGAGGAAAAGCCACAGGAACTCGGTTACATAGCTCTCCCCTTCACAATATCGATGCTCATCTCGCTAGGGTCCGTCGCCTGCAGCTCCACTTGTATGCCATCGAGCTCCCTCTTGAATCTGTCCTTGGAACTGGCATACAACATCTTGCTCCTCACCTTTGATGAATCAGGGGACCTGCACAACAACAAACTGGTCCAAGTCATCATCGACCTTATGATGAGGTGCAGCTTAAAGCTCAGCAACCTTCTTCTTATGATCATCTTTGGGAAGACCAGACAACTGCCTATTTCTCAGAGCTGATCTTGATAGCAGCAATTAATTAGTTGGATGAAGGTAGAAGAATCATATTTCTCTATTGATGAGGTGACACGATTATTATCTATCAAACTGATCATCCACATTATTGCCTCATGATTCATAGTTTTCACATTTTCTGCGTCTACCTCTCATCTAAGATCATCACTCTGATAGATACTGAGCCATATTACGAATCATGCACATCGAATTGAAACTGTTCACTGAACCCTTCATATGATGAATTATTGTTCTCATTATGAATAttacatctatctatctatctatctatcttaagaaaagagaagatcTTGTTTCTTGTATCATAATAGCAAAGCAATTCTCTCGATCTAACATTTTGATCACTAAGATAACTCATGCAAACAATATTCATGTCAGTCGAAAACAGAAACTGTTCAAAGAAAATGATCGATCATGACTCACGGAGGATGATTAGTTTTcttcttttgaaaaaaattataatttcatgaGCTTTTCGATGTTCTACAAGAAATGTTGTGGAACCAATTCCTCCTTCTGGAGGAGTGATGATCGTGTCGCTTTCGGGAATTCACACGGTGCAGTTCCTTACCATGCAATGAAGAAGATCTTGCTCTTTTGGCAGTTCTCATCGGTGACGAAATCAAAATCGAAGACGGCATAGCGGCACTCGTTGGGCGGAAAGCATGCAGTGAAATCATCGTAGCTCTCATCGGGCCGACCCAGCTTCTCCACCATGACCTGCTGTATCTTCTCATCGATCTTGAACACGATGAACCGGAAGTTCCTCTTGGCCTTCAGCTCCAGGAACTTGAGCTTGCACTCATCATTCACCGCCATTCCGGATGCGGAGTTCGCCTGTGCAAACTCACGACACGAATCATCAATTATTTATCAGCAACAATCGATGATAATGCTAATTattcacaacaacaacaacaacaaatctGATTTGTTCATATCAGAAAAAAGAAGAATTGAGTTGATTTGCGTATGGATGGCTATGAGCATCCTAGTTCATCATCATTGGTTCCATGCGGAGCCTAAAATATGATGctaggtaggtaggtaggtaggtaggtaggtgATCAAAGCCATCGAAACATAAAGAAAGGAGATGCATGCTCACCATGCTTTCTCTGCAACGAGGGATGAGCAAGCCCACGGAGGATGAAAACCGGCaaggaaagaggaggaagaagaaacagGGGAGGGGGGAGGATGCAGTGATCCTTGGGATGACTACTTAAATGGCACTTGTGAGGGGGAGAAAAATGTGGGAAGGAGAGGATTTGATGGAGGGGAACGAAGGTGGGGGTTGCAGCTCGAGGGAACTCCACGGAGCTCTCCTCTCCTTCGGTGCCGCATCCACGGCAAGAGGCTGCTTCATTTTGCTGTTCCATTTTTGACTCGGTCATCTGCTAATTTTATCCCGCAATCAAACGGTTATTGATTTCGTACTACTTTGTCATTTTATATCATCGGTTTTCATACACTAAAAAGATAACCATAAAATctttaaaatgatataataaaaCATATGACATGATGTTTCATAATTATTGAATGCAAGAAGGTAAGGCAAAATTAGCTGATGATCAATCAAAGCACGGATCAAAATTTTCCCATGCAAACTAATCCTAAGAGTTATTAcgagtattttatatttttatggacttaattaattaattaattaattaattaattaattaattaattttactgTTGGTTACAAGTTATTGATCATAGACTAAAGATAAACTTAAAATATTGAAAATGATGATGTTTCATAATTATTTAATGTAAGAAAGGTAAGACAAAATTACTCGATGACCAAGAAAGAATCCAAATTTTCCTATAAAAACTAATCCTAATAATTATTATGAGTATCTTATATTTTATGGacttatttaatatataaattgTAATCACTAGtgatttttttctctcttaacataaattaaattatcataaataatttattattttatttaaattattaactttcttgtttatatatcatgattaagaaaataattaaaattgatttctttAATCACGTGCACAAGTTAAAAATTTCATCGATCAACTAAATTATTgattaatttatttcctaatgagtgacatGATTTTTAGAacgtaaataatttaaattttatttttatgagtaaaaataaattaaaaattaaattattacttacataTATAAAAAGGGTTTTTCTATATAAAAGGAGCTATTTTCCCCTCATTTCTTGCTAGGCCTAGTTAGTGAAGGATTTCCTAAAGTGAGGTACaatcctctttctttttttttttgttactagtttttattgatattttaaaatcttaaatattagaattattataatttCCATGGTGCATGAtaacattttaattttaaaaatttatgattaataaatcatgatcattgaattatgatgttataatgattagttaatttaataataataataatttattttaattaaacatatttatatttaaaaattatgtactaatttttatgatttaattagttttaaatttagaaacataaatctaaattagttaatttatgAAAAAGGATAGATTcgagattaattattattttataatattttaaagttcttctaaaattattaaaatataatctaataAGGGGATCAAATTGGGGTCTAATCTAAGTTAAATTGATTGGCCAAACCAATTCATGTGACTAGGTTTAACTTAACTTATGTGGCCAAACATGACTTAGCCTATATGTTCATATATAATTATGCTAATGTGATTAAGCATGATCTATCTCATGTGCCCAAGAATTACCTAACATTTGTAGTTAAGTACGACTGAACTCATATAGTCAAACATAATCTAACTTATGTAGTCAGGTATAATGTAACCCATGTGGCTAAGAATGATTTAGCTTAGGTGACTAAGCACAACCCAACTCATGTGATCCAACATGGCCCAACCAATGTGGTTAGGTTTTAATTGAATTAAGTTAAGTTTAAGTCAATTAACCTATTTCAATTAGGGTCTTGGTTAATTATGGACTATTGAAAAATTGATGccttatatatttatgatttaatgaacttaaaaattttatctgAAGGTgtcttttgaaaataattattatttttattaaattgataATATTGATGTAATTGTTATCATATAATATATGTGATCAAGTTGAATGATTAACCTTCGAAGTGTAACATACAAAAAGAGTTATGGGTCTATCCCGAGtcactaataaatataatatgacCTAGTTTGAGCTTATGGGTCATAATGAATTATTATAGTTGACTATATATCTCTCTTGAAGTCTAAGTAAGACAATTTCCTTCATGAATCAGTAGTTGTAGTTGTTAGACATAATGGTGAAATGGTTCCTCCATACTTTGTTGGGAGTACGATATGTTTTTACATAATGGTGAAGCAAAAGAattttgatcgaagtagtttagattttaattgagttagtttttggtgtaacCAAGCCAACTTAATTAAGGGCTCATTAAGCCTGAATTAGGATTGAATTTGGTCTATTAGAATGTCAATTCAGTAACTtgaagttgggtcaagcgatgaCACCGCCGAATCAAGTGATGGAACCGCTTGTGAGCTAGAAAGTACAGAGTGTATGTTTCCCAAAAACTAGCGGTAGTATTATCAGAACATAATCTTCTAtgctgtcaagcgatggcaccatcTAGACAGGTGATGGTGATACTACCCAACACTAATGATAATACCATTAATATCCTGAAAACCTGAGTGGAACAAAACTTAAAGCTCTCAAAAACAAGATTCATATAGCGACATAAGGGAAGAGATTTGAAGCTCTAAGTGGATAGAGGTAGAAGTCCCTATGTTGTTGTTCTAGCTCAAAGGTTGTTGCGCAAAGTGAATGAGAGTTTCAGTTTACTTCTTCCCTAAAGGTTGTTGACTTATTCCTTTGCTTATTGAATTAAAGAGAGCTATACATATATAGAATAGCGTAAACAAACAGTTTTGCATCCTTTAAGAGACTCCCTCTGTATTAAGAATTGAGTGCacaaaagaggagaggagaatgttGCGTTCCACTTACAGAATCAAGTAACAACACCTCACTGCGAAACTCTAAAGAATAGAAAATAGTGCAAACGGTGAACTCTCCACTCAATCTATACTTTCTTCCCTAACTAACACGCCTCCCTGAACTCTTACTTTAAGGAACAAACACCTAACTGCTCAGCTCACTCTTGCTTTAAGGAACAAATACACTGACGAACTCAACTCGTATAAACCGACCTTCTTACGAATACGGATCCTCCAGCAAATAGTGATCTTAGAAGAATGGAATTGTCAGAATGGAAAAAGAAATTGACAAGGAGTCTATCGTATAGAAAAAGAAAGTCATATTACTATCCGTCCTCGTTGGTGGTGAGAGAGATAATCAACAATGCATGTAGAGGAGTTTTGAGTTGACAGTTCAGTTCAAAATTCCATTCAATCTTTAGCAGGCAATACAGTTGAGTGCGGTTCCGAAAGAGTGGAGTCCCAGTCCCACCTAGTTCCAGTTATGGGTTAAGAAGTTATGTGAAGAAAGTCTACCAGAGCAGAGATAGGTTCGAGCAAGTTCAATTCATTGTCCTTTATTTGGCTGGCTTTGAAGCTCTCAATGATTACTGATATCTTGGGGTGCGAAAGGAAGCAACAAGCGAAGTGCTAACGTCCAATTTCCATCTTTGAGTTGACTCTGCTGAGACACTTGACTTTGCCTGTTTGACTCAGGCCATTATAATAGCGTTAGGGAGTTCTATACTTAGCAGCTGCCAATCAAGATGACAATCTTAAAGCAACAGTTGCctctatatttctttcttttgcacTAAATTCTTAAAGCAATTAAGGAACATGCTTTTCATAGGATTGAGGGACAGAGGACAGTAGTTCGTTATCGAAACTTCAGTTTTGACGCTCTTCTAGAAGCAATGGAACTATGCAACTTGAGATACTAAGAAAAGAACACGAAAAATTTGTGATTCTAAATGTGTAAACTCTTTTGATAGTGTTTGAGTTCCTTTCTTCTTAAGTTTCTAAGTCATTCTAAGAGAGATGTGAGGATTACTTGTAAACGAGAGTTGTAAAGATTCTCATCTAagcttgtgaaaaagagaaaagtattgtaacaaggatagttgattttcatccgttgaaaagaagatcaatagtgaataCCGATGACctaaatggaggaggaatcaggtgtggatgtaggtcgcaatgattaaaccactataaatttgatgtGTATTTCCTTTTATGCTATTCATtgctattgcttactgatttaatTGCTTACTACACTTACTTATATTCTAAGTTAAACACATTTTCGATACTGGTTTCATCGAACAAATTTTTGAATCGTTTCTCCATTTTGAACCTCTCTCTCCCCCCTTTTAGTGTAACGATCCTAACATGACGTAACTCATGTGACAAATAATAATTTAACCCATATGACTAAGTATAACCCAGCCCATGTGATCTAACATGACCCAACTAATATGATTAGGTCTTAATTGAATTAAGTTTAGTTTAAGTCAATTAATCTATTCGAATTAGGGTCTAAGTTAATTAGGAACTATTGAAAAATTGATGCATCATGTATTTATGCTTTAGTGAACTTCAAAATTTTATCTGAATGTgtcttttgaaaatgattatttttttaattaaattaatgaTATTGATGTGATTGTTATTACATGTGACTATGTTGAATAGTTAACATTGGAAATATATGAAAGGAGCTATGAGTTTATCACGGTATGGAGTCACTAATAAATATAGTCTAGCAAGTTATATATTCTCTCATAATGAATGATTATGATTGATTCTCTTTAGGAATTAGTAGTTAGATATAACGGTTAAATGATTTCTTCATCTTTTGTTGGGAGTACGATATAAGTTT
Protein-coding regions in this window:
- the LOC135583361 gene encoding actin-depolymerizing factor isoform X2 encodes the protein MAVNDECKLKFLELKAKRNFRFIVFKIDEKIQQVMVEKLGRPDESYDDFTACFPPNECRYAVFDFDFVTDENCQKSKIFFIAWSPDSSKVRSKMLYASSKDRFKRELDGIQVELQATDPSEMSIDIVKGRAM
- the LOC135583361 gene encoding actin-depolymerizing factor isoform X1; the protein is MANSASGMAVNDECKLKFLELKAKRNFRFIVFKIDEKIQQVMVEKLGRPDESYDDFTACFPPNECRYAVFDFDFVTDENCQKSKIFFIAWSPDSSKVRSKMLYASSKDRFKRELDGIQVELQATDPSEMSIDIVKGRAM